A part of Aegilops tauschii subsp. strangulata cultivar AL8/78 chromosome 2, Aet v6.0, whole genome shotgun sequence genomic DNA contains:
- the LOC109744949 gene encoding probable carboxylesterase 18, which yields MAGTEDARPPPALPWTVRLQFAALSLAHRPDGSVRRFLFSLGDLHAAARPRPDASGVRSADVTVDASRGLWARVFSPSSAADAPVPVVVYFHGGGFVLFSAASRPYDAFCRRLCHGLGAVVVSVNYRLAPKHRFPAAYDDGVDVLRYLDTNGLPADLAVPVDLSRCFLAGDSAGGNITHHVAQRWSAMTTTASPSSLRLAGVVLIQPFFGGEERTEAEVTLDKVGPSLSMVVTDAYWREFLPEGATRDHPAARVCGERVELAEAFPPAMVVVGGLDLLKGWQTRYVEALRGKGKPVKVVEYPDAIHGFHAFPEIADSGKLVGDIKLFVDERRPTKS from the coding sequence ATGGCCGGCACCGAGGAcgcgcgcccgccgccggcccTTCCGTGGACGGTACGCCTCCAGTTTGCGGCACTGTCGCTCGCGCACCGGCCGGACGGCAGCGTCCGGCGCTTCCTCTTCTCCCTGGGCGACCTCCACGCGGCGGCAAGGCCACGCCCGGACGCGTCGGGGGTCCGCTCTGCCGACGTCACCGTCGACGCCTCCCGCGGCCTCTGGGCGCGCGTCTTCTCCCCCTCGTCGGCAGCCGATGCGCCGGTCCCCGTCGTCGTCTACTTCCACGGCGGCGGCTTCGTGCTCTTCTCCGCGGCGTCCCGCCCCTACGACGCGTTCTGCCGCCGCCTCTGCCACGGGCTCGGCGCCGTCGTCGTCTCGGTGAACTACCGCCTCGCCCCCAAGCACCGCTTCCCGGCAGCGTACGACGATGGTGTGGACGTGCTCCGCTACCTCGACACGAACGGCCTCCCCGCCGACCTTGCCGTCCCCGTGGACCTCTCCAGATGCTTCCTAGCAGGCGACAGCGCCGGCGGCAACATCACGCACCACGTGGCGCAGCGCTGGTCGGCCATGACGACCACGGCGTCACCATCATCCCTACGCCTCGCCGGCGTCGTCCTGATCCAGCCGTTCTTCGGGGGCGAGGAGCGGACGGAGGCGGAGGTGACGCTCGACAAGGTGGGGCCCTCGCTGTCGATGGTGGTGACGGACGCCTACTGGAGGGAGTTCTTGCCAGAAGGCGCCACCCGGGACCACCCCGCCGCTCGCGTCTGCGGCGAGCGCGTCGAGCTCGCCGAGGCGTTCCCGCCGGCCATGGTGGTGGTCGGTGGGTTGGACCTGCTCAAGGGCTGGCAGACGCGGTACGTGGAGGCGTTGCGCGGCAAGGGGAAGCCGGTTAAGGTGGTCGAGTACCCCGATGCCATCCACGGCTTCCACGCGTTCCCGGAGATCGCCGACTCCGGCAAGCTCGTGGGGGACATCAAGCTGTTCGTCGACGAGCGTCGGCCTACGAAGTCGTAG